The Deltaproteobacteria bacterium genome segment GAATTCGCCCGCCTCCCGCCGTCGATCGATTTGTCGGCGGGACTTCCGCGCGTCGCCGATCAGGGAAAACAGAATTCCTGCGCCGGATGGGCGTTGTCGTTTGCCGTCAAATCGTTTCAGGAAAACCGCGAGCTGGGGTGGGGGTTGAACGAGGAACATCTCTTCAGCCCCTCGTTTATCTACAACCAGCTGAACGGGGGAAAGGACGAGGGGGTCGATCTGCTGGACGCCATGAATTTCATCGTCGAAAACGGGACGGTCCCTTATCGCCTGATGCCCTACCGGGAGGACGACATTGCAACACAGCCGGATGAAAGACTCAAAGAACTGGCGAAGGGTTTCAAGGGGCTGGGCTATCGGCGCATCGACGAAAAAAACATGGATCACATCAGGGCCTATCTGGCCGGTGGGGAGCCGGTCCTGCTTGTTTTGGAGATGTTTGAAAATTTTCTGCCGCGGGGAATGCGCGCCTCCGGAAATATTTACAAAGAAAAAAAAGGGGATTCTCTGGGGCATCATGCCCTCGTGGCGGTCGGGTACGACAACGCCAAAAATGCAATCAAGCTGATGAATTCCTGGGGAGCCCGCTGGGGGGAGAAGGGCTACGGGTGGCTCGATTATTCCTTTGCCCCGCAGGTGATTGAACAGGCCTTTGTTCTTTATGATCTTCCCACGCCCCTAAAGGCATTGGATCGATATTCCGTTTTGGTCGCGCAAATGCCCCAGGTTTCCCTGCCCCCTCCCGGCCATGAGATAAGCCGTGAAACGGATTTGGCCGGGAAAAAAACCGGGGAGGAATTAAAGGCAGGGGCGCCCGGTTTGGAAAGGGAGATGATTCTCCTTGTCCCGGATGAGTCGGGGATTGCCTATGGAAAAGACTGGCTCCGGCTGGCCTCGCCGATGGGCGAGGCAAAAGATTTTTTCTCGGAGAAGAAATCCCCCTTGTTTAAGGATATGGATATTGCCTTCGGGAATGTTCGAATTTTGGAGGATCTGCTGAACAAGGGCTTTGTGGGAAAGATGCAATTTTACCCTGATCCCTCTCTTCCGGTTTATACCAACGAAGGGGTCACCTTCGGCTCTTCAAAAGAGGATGTTCGCCGGATTTACGGCCCCCCCGATTTTGCCGATGGGACGGCGAATGAGGAGACCTGGTTTTTTCATGCCGTGGTGCAGAACTGGGGCGGGATCCGCCTCACCCAGCATGCGAGCCTTGTTTTTCATTATGATGCCGATGACAGGGTGAATTACCTGGCGCTGGAAAGCGCCTTCAAGAAGGTCAAGCTGGGAAAGGGTTTTGAGGAGGTGAAAGAAGGGGAACAGCAGAGGCTATCCGACGGCACCCTGATCAAATCGGATGACGGCCAAATCGAGTTTGTAGTTCCATCGCAATTTTCCGACATCAAAAAGTCGGTCTGGGAGGGGACCGGTTACGGTTATTTTATCACCAACCCCAATGATCCGTACGAATATTTGAACGTAAAGGTTTTTGAGGCGGCAGGGGAGGTCACGGATGAGTTGCTCACACAAAGGATCGCCGCCGATTTGAAGATTTTTGGCGCCTCGTCTGCCTCCCTTGTGACCCGCCGTTTTGCCGGCATTGACTGGAGGTATGTTTCTACGGACGGCGCCATTCGCTACTACGGGGCCAAAGGGAAAAATATCTACCAGCTCATCGTCGCCTCGCCGCAGGACCCGGCGAAGTCACCCTGGGCGGAATCGTTTTTGGAATCTTTTGTGATCAGGTGATTATCCGATCACCCGGGGGACGCGGAACATGTTTTGTTCCGCTGACGGGGCCTGTTCCAGAGCCTTGTCATGGACAGGAGATTGCCTTGCCTCATCTTCCCGGAAGACGTTGGTGACGGAGACGGCATGGGAGGTGGCCTCCACATTCTTGAGGTCGAGTTCGTTTAGCTTTTCGACGTACTTGAGGATA includes the following:
- a CDS encoding C1 family peptidase — protein: MTIARNSCLVFSLLLFLSCSSETVVKTNTPLSEEDFTAYSGLIAPSAGDYLKMEEAKMIRSFADASETEFARLPPSIDLSAGLPRVADQGKQNSCAGWALSFAVKSFQENRELGWGLNEEHLFSPSFIYNQLNGGKDEGVDLLDAMNFIVENGTVPYRLMPYREDDIATQPDERLKELAKGFKGLGYRRIDEKNMDHIRAYLAGGEPVLLVLEMFENFLPRGMRASGNIYKEKKGDSLGHHALVAVGYDNAKNAIKLMNSWGARWGEKGYGWLDYSFAPQVIEQAFVLYDLPTPLKALDRYSVLVAQMPQVSLPPPGHEISRETDLAGKKTGEELKAGAPGLEREMILLVPDESGIAYGKDWLRLASPMGEAKDFFSEKKSPLFKDMDIAFGNVRILEDLLNKGFVGKMQFYPDPSLPVYTNEGVTFGSSKEDVRRIYGPPDFADGTANEETWFFHAVVQNWGGIRLTQHASLVFHYDADDRVNYLALESAFKKVKLGKGFEEVKEGEQQRLSDGTLIKSDDGQIEFVVPSQFSDIKKSVWEGTGYGYFITNPNDPYEYLNVKVFEAAGEVTDELLTQRIAADLKIFGASSASLVTRRFAGIDWRYVSTDGAIRYYGAKGKNIYQLIVASPQDPAKSPWAESFLESFVIR
- the gatC gene encoding Asp-tRNA(Asn)/Glu-tRNA(Gln) amidotransferase subunit GatC; the encoded protein is MITRDDVKKIAKLAKLSLDEKETERFTREMADILKYVEKLNELDLKNVEATSHAVSVTNVFREDEARQSPVHDKALEQAPSAEQNMFRVPRVIG